A single genomic interval of Eurosta solidaginis isolate ZX-2024a chromosome 3, ASM4086904v1, whole genome shotgun sequence harbors:
- the LOC137246935 gene encoding small integral membrane protein 12-A produces the protein MWPILMAILRRNAVYITLPVAAVVGFIGYNLESLVSDKYTPYSKSIKELRAERLAAEAQTDPAQRENLYFNVGVLERNLPPSLQPKS, from the exons atgtGGCCGATCCTTATGGCAATATTACGTCGCAATGCTGTTTACATAACATTGCCAGTTGCTGCAGTTGTTGGTTTCATCGGTTACAATTTGGAAAGTTTAGTCTCCGACAAGTACACACCATACAGTA AATCTATAAAAGAACTTCGGGCGGAACGTTTAGCCGCGGAAGCACAAACGGATCCAGCGCAGCGAGAAAATCTGTATTTTAATGTTGGCGTTTTAGAAAGAAATCTGCCACCATCATTGCAgccgaaatcgtaa